A genomic segment from Pseudomonas sp. M30-35 encodes:
- a CDS encoding ATP-binding protein has protein sequence MSRSPGLRKQIILSFSVMALGILLLSIVGTYVFYALASTYLPDSISETWVPSRIELTWILGIIVAAMILAGYVAIRLSRRIITPLNSVAHNLREVAQGNLQARATLDEHAQGETAQLVRDFNTMAERLQSVTREREFWNAAVAHELRTPVTILRGRLQGLAEGVFTPSSEMFIGLLRQVEGLGRLIEDLRVLSLTESGHLELDLAPTNLAQEISVVVHAFASSLQARGFNLQLEVGEQTQVMCDAFRIRQALMALLENALKHAEPGVLRLSAEVSNGICQVSVEDNGPGITPDIAVQVFEAFRRGDPSRSRSSGGSGLGLAVVKAIAEAHGGQAVCRPSDSGGTAFVLRWPIRD, from the coding sequence GTGAGCCGCTCGCCGGGGTTGCGCAAGCAGATCATTCTTTCCTTTAGCGTCATGGCCCTGGGTATCCTTCTACTCTCGATAGTCGGCACGTACGTTTTTTATGCGCTCGCCTCCACGTACCTGCCTGACAGCATCTCCGAAACCTGGGTCCCGTCACGTATCGAGTTGACCTGGATCCTGGGCATCATAGTCGCCGCAATGATCTTAGCTGGCTACGTGGCAATCAGACTCTCGCGTCGCATCATCACTCCGTTGAATTCGGTCGCTCACAACCTGCGTGAGGTTGCACAAGGTAACCTGCAGGCTCGCGCAACCCTCGATGAGCATGCGCAGGGCGAGACGGCCCAACTGGTGCGCGACTTCAACACTATGGCTGAGCGCTTGCAAAGCGTGACCCGCGAGCGGGAGTTCTGGAACGCTGCCGTTGCCCATGAGCTGCGTACGCCGGTCACGATTCTGCGTGGGCGCCTGCAGGGATTGGCAGAAGGGGTTTTCACCCCCAGCAGCGAGATGTTCATTGGGCTGTTGCGCCAGGTGGAGGGGCTTGGCCGGCTGATTGAGGATCTGCGTGTGCTAAGTCTCACCGAAAGCGGCCACCTCGAGCTGGATCTGGCGCCCACCAATCTGGCGCAGGAAATCTCCGTTGTCGTTCACGCGTTCGCCAGCAGCTTGCAAGCCCGAGGCTTTAACCTCCAGCTTGAGGTGGGCGAACAGACGCAAGTCATGTGCGATGCATTTCGCATCCGCCAAGCGCTCATGGCGCTGCTGGAGAATGCGTTGAAGCACGCGGAGCCCGGCGTGTTGCGCCTGAGCGCCGAGGTCTCGAACGGTATCTGTCAGGTGAGCGTCGAGGACAACGGCCCCGGCATTACGCCGGACATCGCTGTTCAGGTGTTCGAGGCGTTTCGCCGCGGCGACCCATCGAGATCTCGCAGCAGCGGCGGCAGCGGTCTGGGCTTGGCAGTCGTCAAGGCCATCGCCGAGGCTCATGGTGGCCAAGCGGTTTGCCGGCCTTCTGATTCTGGAGGAACTGCATTCGTTCTCCGTTGGCCCATTCGGGACTGA
- a CDS encoding response regulator, with product MTLRAAGSSSSTRSNQVPMTQALILIAEDEAEIAEILAAYLNRSGLRTIHAADGQDALIKHQSLKPDLVLLDVQMPRMDGWQVLSEIRHRGETPVIMLTALDQDIDKLMGLRIGADDYVVKPFSPAEVVARVMAVLRRAKTVAVDGVRLLRVGVFQIDLDNHEASVDLDGQRHTLDLTLTEFKVLTSLMRSPKRVFSRAELLVSCLPEGDTLERTVDSHVSKLRKKLESLGIHNTPASVRGVGYRFGGDA from the coding sequence ATGACCTTGCGCGCAGCAGGCTCGAGTTCGTCTACACGGTCCAATCAAGTGCCAATGACACAAGCGCTGATCCTCATTGCTGAAGATGAAGCTGAAATCGCCGAAATCCTGGCCGCGTACCTGAATCGCAGCGGGTTGCGCACGATCCACGCCGCGGATGGACAAGACGCCCTGATCAAGCACCAGAGCCTCAAGCCCGATCTGGTACTGCTCGATGTGCAGATGCCTCGTATGGATGGCTGGCAAGTGCTCAGTGAGATTCGCCATCGCGGTGAAACGCCGGTCATCATGCTCACTGCACTCGACCAAGACATCGACAAGCTAATGGGATTGCGCATCGGTGCTGACGATTATGTGGTCAAACCCTTCAGTCCCGCCGAAGTCGTTGCTCGGGTCATGGCCGTTCTCCGGCGAGCGAAGACAGTGGCTGTCGACGGCGTGCGCCTGCTGCGCGTTGGCGTATTCCAGATCGACTTGGACAACCATGAAGCCAGCGTAGATCTAGATGGCCAGCGCCACACACTGGATCTGACCCTTACCGAATTCAAGGTTCTGACCAGCCTCATGCGTTCGCCCAAACGCGTGTTCAGTCGTGCTGAGTTGCTTGTCTCCTGTCTGCCCGAGGGCGACACACTGGAGCGGACCGTGGACAGTCATGTCAGCAAACTGCGCAAGAAGCTGGAGAGCCTAGGTATTCACAACACCCCGGCAAGTGTTCGGGGCGTGGGATATCGTTTCGGAGGTGACGCGTGA
- a CDS encoding MFS transporter → MRINPPLVALSIGAFGIGVTEFAPMGMLPGIAADLGVSIPAAGLLVSAYALGVLLGAPLMTLTTGRIPRRYLLIGLMAIFTLGNLMSALATDYYSLMIARVVTSLNHGAFFGVGSIVAASVVAPEKRAGAVAAMFMGLTLATIGGVPLAAWFGELFGWRTAFWGITGLGVVAMTALWFALPNLPTPQSVGVLAEIRVLGRGPVLGALALTVVGSSAMFTVFTYIAPILSSETHASTAFITAMLVLYGVGLTLGNMWGGKAADSSIDRTLIVSLSVLILVLLAFTVLMRWPLPAAVAILIWGIASFALVPPLQMRVMEAAKDAPNLASAVNIGAFNFGNAIGAALGGAVINAGLGYPAISLAGAAMAGLGLLMVLAFAWRSRTIAAALV, encoded by the coding sequence ATGCGTATCAATCCACCACTTGTCGCACTCTCCATTGGTGCCTTTGGCATCGGCGTTACCGAGTTCGCCCCCATGGGCATGTTGCCGGGCATCGCTGCGGATCTCGGCGTTTCCATTCCCGCCGCAGGTCTGTTGGTCAGTGCTTACGCCTTGGGCGTACTGCTCGGCGCGCCGCTGATGACCCTGACCACCGGCAGAATCCCCCGGCGCTATCTGTTGATCGGACTCATGGCGATTTTCACCCTGGGTAATTTGATGTCAGCCTTGGCTACCGATTACTACAGTCTCATGATCGCCAGAGTGGTGACCTCACTGAACCACGGAGCGTTCTTTGGCGTTGGCTCCATCGTCGCCGCCAGCGTAGTCGCCCCGGAAAAACGTGCCGGGGCGGTTGCGGCAATGTTTATGGGCCTCACCCTGGCCACCATCGGCGGTGTGCCGCTGGCCGCTTGGTTTGGCGAACTGTTCGGTTGGCGCACCGCATTCTGGGGTATTACCGGCCTCGGCGTGGTGGCAATGACCGCATTGTGGTTCGCCCTGCCCAACCTGCCAACGCCGCAAAGCGTCGGTGTACTGGCTGAAATTCGGGTGCTGGGCCGTGGCCCGGTGCTGGGGGCGTTGGCCCTCACCGTAGTCGGTTCGAGTGCAATGTTTACCGTCTTCACCTACATCGCGCCGATCCTCAGCAGCGAGACCCACGCGTCGACCGCCTTCATCACCGCCATGCTGGTGTTGTACGGCGTGGGCCTGACCCTGGGCAATATGTGGGGCGGCAAAGCCGCAGATAGTTCGATCGACCGCACCCTGATCGTTTCGCTGAGCGTACTGATTCTGGTCTTGCTGGCGTTCACCGTACTGATGCGTTGGCCGCTGCCGGCCGCTGTTGCCATCCTGATATGGGGTATCGCCAGTTTCGCTCTGGTGCCGCCGCTACAGATGCGCGTAATGGAAGCTGCCAAGGACGCGCCCAACCTGGCCTCGGCGGTGAACATCGGTGCCTTCAACTTCGGCAACGCGATTGGAGCGGCACTGGGCGGAGCTGTGATCAATGCCGGGCTGGGTTATCCGGCGATTTCCCTCGCCGGAGCGGCAATGGCGGGTCTGGGACTGCTGATGGTGTTGGCTTTTGCCTGGCGCTCCAGAACGATTGCAGCTGCGCTAGTGTGA